TGTTTAGTCTCTTATTTCTTGGAACCACAAAAACACATAGATCCCTCTCTTTTCATTACTTTATACTAATATAACTTTTTTTACATCTCTCTCCCTTTTTCTTCAACCTTTTAGTTAGTTCTCTCCAATCCGAATTGCCGTTTGACCATATAGGCTATTTAAGAATTTGGTAGCGTTTTAGTAGGGTTTTAGAATTCGGTTGAACTACAAAAGTTTGTATATTGGACTTTCACATAATGTATCCATTAGGTCAATGGTAGCAATCAATTGCTTTGCTTCATATACCATTTTCAAACTCTATAGTTTTGCATTCTACTCAAAGTTTGAAGTAATTTGATTATTACGAGGCCAAATTATTGACCAATTCTCCTTAACtttatatttcatttaaaatatatttatagtttcAATAAAGATTTCcagaaaaagttcaaaaaaagGCCATCGATCGTTAGTTTTGGAAGGAATTTGTTTCGTAATAATTTTGTAAGTTTTtcaatagattttttttttctttttattacttttagTAATTAGTGTATGGACAAAGGTCATCAGCACTTTGTTACGTACTattaatacaattttttttttttgtgtgtctATTAAAGTAGTAGTAAAGACATGATTACGTTCtctttctttatatatttttttaaagcaaggttattattaatattttgaaagttaaaaaGACATTTCTTGAACAAAATACTAATTTCTATCAAAACACCGTTGGAAGTggtttttcaattctttattttaagtttaatGTTATTATCGAACCTTTTGGAAGTTGAGGTGTTCCAAAACTATCGAATGAATCttttgaaagttaaaaaaaaacattacaaAGCTTagttttattttgtgaaaaaaacTGTTTTTTTCTTGTTTAGTTCACGATTTGTTGAACAAACAAAATTTCAAGTCAAATTAAGACAATTCCTCCATTATAtattctaatatatatatatatatatatatatatattaaattgttattttgaaaaatagatCTGATTAACAGATCCAAACATAGAGATGCTCCTTTAATATTTCAACTCTCTATTATTGGTCCAAAATGTTGTTCTCTTATTGAATGTCAAATTTGTCTTTTCCTCCCATCGTATTTTTCAACTCAGCCTATTATATCAATCGTCACACACACACAATATCtagttattttgtttttcttaatgTGTTTCATAATGTAATTAAATAgaaatattaataatgataataataataataataataaaaaacaacTGATTATGAACTAATTAAATATGTGGGACATGTGAATTGTGATATATACTCTAATTAACAAAACAAGATTAGATCATGTGGAATTGTTAATTGTACAGACAAACTTTTGATAATGAGACATCACATATCATGTTGATACATCTTAGTTGATTACATATATTAATCtcaattataattaaaatattttgcaAAAAGTCTTATGGCCTCCTATCAAGGTCAATTTGATCaattaaatatctttttttttttatatgatttttCCAACCCATCATTCTCATATTTAAAACCCAAATCTTTGTTTAATAAACTAAATTATATTACACTCTTTGTGGGAATCTCCCCTTGGAAATGTTTTGTCCAATTTATAAAACTAACCAACAAGAAACTTTGTGTTAAttaatgaaagaagaaatattcCACCCACATTACTATTCCCAATCTAATATTACTGCCTCACTTTAATGTATTTAAtgaatttgatttaaaataggttgaaattcaaaatcaacataatttttcttttcccaagAAATGAATTTCTTAAAAACTAATTCTTTGGCTTTTTGTAATAAGTAAAGGTATGGATTGACATTTAATTTGTCAAATGTTCGGTTCATATCGTATAAGGTTGCAATTGTTGAAGTAAAATTAAAGAGAAGAACAATCTATTAACAAAATGATCATCATTCAACTAGCAAATAGATATGTTACCGATTGAAAAACGTATTCGTCCTTTTATTCTTTAATGAATGTCATGTTCGTAAAACTTAAGGTAGTAGCAATTTTATTATTCTCTTTCCAACCATTATCATTTATTGTTAGTTAtgtgttttaaatgaaaaaactaTGTTGTGTGTTTAAATATTAATAAGATGATACCACACTCATATGGAACTTTTCCCCTACCATatccaacttttttttttttttttcatgttatctagaaagtataaataaaattagaaaacaaaagaatataaaactaaaagaattataaaaaagTAGTTTTCATGCTTTTTACCTTACCAAATAGAACCATTTTTCTAAAGTAATAGAAAATTATGgtaaaagaaaaagtttataataaaaaatgattttaaaggTCCATAGCATATCAATTAAATTTGAAGCTAATTTCAGATggtatattgatttttattatttaaacaaACAATTTCATTCTCAAATTACAAAATATGTATTATCAATTTTAAAGTAACAAATTAGTTCGTTTCTCTATTTCACAATGTATTAAAAAATTGTCATCCTAACATAGGTGAGAAATCATATTATCGATCAACATGTCAAATGTACCATCCCTAAAGATTGTTGattgtaaaaaatattattgatGTCTAGTTATAACTTGTTTTAACTAttcgagaaaaaaaaagatgaaaaattaaGATTACCTATTTTGTACCAACAAGGTTTGGGTTATTCATCCCTTAATCTAATTTAGTTCAACATGAAAACTagtttcaaaatcaattttcacTCGCTCGAAAACtcatatttttttcctttttcgttTTTATCGTTTATCCACTGTACTTAACTATCAATATAATTACCCAACACAAGCGTAAAACATAAAGTATTATCTCACTATCATGTATGTATTATTCATAAAAATTTATTCATTCAAACATAAATAAAGACCTCAATTATGATTTGATTCCTTACAACTCTCAAACTTTACTCAGCTTCACACCAATGATTTAATGTAATCTATTTAGATTTATACTAAGTGATGTGAAATGTAAAGAGAAATAACAAAACTCTGTAGcgcaaagagagagagagagagaggagtgAATATTTGGAAATGGCAAGAAATAATGCATAGATGGCAGAGCCAGCGGGATTCTAGAGAGATCAAACAATTTTTGTAGCGCAGAGCGTGGCATTGCAATGCTGGAGCTTCAATCGAGTGGTTGTGATTTCAATCAAACCCGATTTCTTTGATCTTTCTTTTATGGGGAGTGGAACTCTCGTGGACGGTGTTCGTCGCTGGTTTCAACGTcgcacttcttcttcttcttcgtctacTTCCAATTCTAATTTTGGCTCTAATTCTGATTCTTCTGATCCTAATCTCAATTACCCAAATCCCCATAAGTTTGATTATGTGGATAATGGTGGTGTTAGTGGTGACCAATTGTTGAGTAGCGATTTACGCGCCCAATCGTCCATTGCCCACAAACGCAAACCTCTTAGGAAACAAACCCGACTCGGAGAAGGAGGGATTCTTGAGCAATTACCTGAGGAGGAGGACGACGATCTTGATTACTCTGCCTTGAAGCTCATTAAAGTTCCTAAACGGATCAATCACTTACGAaatcctcctcctcctctttcTGCTTTAATGGACTCTCACAAGAAGgtatttgtttgtttcttgttgcttcttctttttctttgatctGGAGATCTGTGTTTGATTTCGTTTTGGTTTTTTCATCATATGGGATTTGAGATATTGTTTGGCTGTCTAGCTTTTTGtgtcttcttttcttattaaaattgatttaagTTATCGATGAATGGATTTTAGATTCCTTGTTTGATCTTTGTGTTTTGTTGGTATGTTCGTTTCTTATGATCTGGGGATTCCTGAGAATTGTTTGTACATGCTGGAAAGATTGAGTGCTGAAGTTTTGGATTGGTTCGGCAATATGAAATGATTGCTGTTTTGAAACTTTGCGTTCCAgtaaatttttttcattttctttgatTAGAAGAACTATTGGGATCGAACTTTTCACCTCTAAGGAGGAAGATCATTTTGATTAGCTAAGCACACTTTCGCTTTTCTTTCTGGGTTTGTTGGTAGAGTAGATATCGTGGCTTTAGGTCCCATCCCCTTGATTGGCTGCAGGGCCACGGTTGAAATTGTGGAACTATTCAATTTAAGAAGATAATTCTTTACCATTAGAAAAATTAGGAACTTTGACCAATAAAAGATTGTCCCCCTTTTCACCACCGAAACCCTCTTCTTGGagaaaaaaagcaaaagaaaaggATGTCCACTTCGacttttaattttacttttcgAACAACCAATTTAAGAAGTCTACTCTACTGTTTAATAAAAACTGGGTTCTTGGAATTATTTGAAGTCCCCATCACTGTTGTCTTGTGACTTACAATGTTCTCAACTTAGCTGTCCTTGTCTCTTGTATCCCTCTGTTGTCCTTTCATATTTTAAGGGATAAGACTTGTTCGAGTCCCATACTTCCTTGCCCATGTCTTCTTCCTCAATCAATAAACACTATCATTAATGATTTTCTATATTTGTCTGTAAAATATATTATCTAAAGAACGTTGTTTCATGTTAGAAATATAATTTCTTATAACTCTTGTGTTAAGAAATGGACTTTCTTCTCCCTCCTTGGATGCATGTACATGAATGCAATTGACTCCTTTTTGGACTACCTTTGAATACGTCGGCCTATTCttaagttttaaaaaagaaggaaaaaaaatgctCTTTGTTGAATTGTATCATATTTCAGTAGATGTAAATATATGCATTCAAATAAAATATGTGATTAACTTTTGTATGCTATACGGGTAAGTAATTAGTTATAGGATTTTGTTAACTTAACTTGGAACTTTCAATGTTTTAATTTCAAGAGAGTATTCTGCCTTAAAATGAGTTAATCAAAACTTCTTCTAAATTCAATCACATTGAAGAAGAAATTAACCTCTAGCTGGGGCGACAACTATGGGATTCTTGATTCTTATATAAACTGTGGGATTTAATATACTTAGGCTCTTGGCAACTATGAGACTAGTAGCATTCATATCACCAAGTTCTTTCTCTGATATATAACTTCCAAATCAAAATtcatgtaaaatacaaaaatcctTTGTTCTATTGTTCTATTTGCTATTCCTATAACACTCTGAATGTTGTATAGGGCGGGTTGGAAACTGAATTTTTCACAGAGTATGGAGAGGCCAGCAGATATCAGGTTCAAGAAATAATTGGTAAAGGCAGCTATGGGGTTGTTGGTTCCGCTGTTGATACCCACACTGATGAGAAGGTTGCAATTAAGAAAATTAACGATGTTTTTGAGCACGTTTCTGATGCCACAAGGATTTTAAGAGAAATTAAACTCCTACGGCTGCTCCGTCATCCAGATATAGTAGAAATAAAGCACATTATGCTTCCTCCTTCACGGAGAGAATTTAGAGATATTTATGTTGTTTTTGAGTTGATGGAATCTGATCTCCACCAAGTAATCAAGGCCAATGATGATCTCACTCCTGAGCACCATCAGTTTTTCTTGTATCAGCTTCTTCGTGGTCTGAAATATATTCATACAGGTTGGTGGACTCCTGTATTTGCTATTAACTTAGTTGCTTTTTTATTTAACTGATcaacttttcttttcctttttccagCAAATGTATTTCATCGTGATTTAAAGCCCAAAAATATTTTAGCTAATGCTGACTGCAAACTGAAAATATGTGATTTTGGACTTGCTCGTGTATCATTTAATGATGCACCATCTGCTATTTTCTGGACTGTAAGATTGATCACGAAAACTTTtgcatttttaattttttttttctttcttgttatttttccattttgaaTGTGTTCCAAGAGTCAGGCTTGACAtggttttttttgttaatattcTCTTTTTAAAGGACTACGTTGCAACTCGATGGTATCGTGCTCCCGAACTTTGTGGCTCTTTTTTCTCAAAAGTAAGTTGTTTTGCACTGTTTGTATTTTTGCTCTCACTTATATCTCAACTGCATGCAACCCGTCTTGTCCTACCTTGGCCTTTATATGTGGCTTGACGCTATTGTAAGACCCTACTTTCTACATTTTGGTAGCTGCTCAATTTTATCCCTTGGTTAATTTGGATAGACTATTGGGATTTAACTGATATAGCCATCTGAGGTAAAGTTTGTCAAGTGAGTTTCCATTTGTTAGTAGTGGTTAATGTTGACCAATCTTTATGTTTGTTATTCAGTACACTCCAGCAATTGATATTTGGAGCATTGGATGCATTTTTGCGGAAATGCTTACTGGAAAGCCACTGTTTCCTGGGAAAAATGTGGTGCACCAACTGGATCTGATGACTGATGTGCTTGGCACACCTTCTGCTGAGTCCATTGCTAGGGTTTGTTATAAGATCTCAATGTTCACATATTTGATTTTCtgcttttttgttttttgtttttcgaGGTTTTATAAATTTCTAACTATCTTGAATGCAATTCTGCAAACCTTATACTCTAATGATAAAATTAATCAGCTCAGGAGTTCACTAAACATTAGAGACATCAAGAATTCAAttgatcttttttctttttttttttaggattcatTTGGCAATGTCTATTCATGGCAATGTTTTCATTATATTTTTACAGATTCGGAATGAAAAGGCAAGAAGATACCTTAGTAACATGAGGAGAAAGCAGCCTGTTCCTCTCACACAAAAGTTTCCCAATGCTGATCCCTTGGCTCTCCGATTGCTTCAACGCTTGCTTGCATTTGATCCCAAAGACCGTCCCACTGCCGAAGAGGTAAATGAAGTTATTATTTCTAGGTTCATTCTATAGATATTTGAATAACGTGACtcattcttttttaataatgttCTACGGCAATGTATGCAGGCATTAGCTGATCCGTATTTTCAAGGTTTGGCTAATGTGGATCGAGAACCATCAACACAACCAATTTCAAaacttgaatttgaatttgagagaAGAAAGTTAACAAAAGATGATGTTAGAGAATTAATTTATCGAGAGGTTTGCCCTAAATTCGAGTGCTCGATGCTTTAGCTAGTTACCATTATAATTTCATTGATCGTTTTGTTTTGACGTAAACAGATATTGGAGTATCATCCTCAGATGCTACAAGAATATCTCCGCAGTGGAGAACAAACTAGCTTCATGTACCCAAGGTGAAAATCAATTTTTATGATAAACCATGAGTACTATGTTAACCTTTGGGATAATTCAAAGGCCTTTAAGAAATatattcattttcttcaaatataTAGATATTCATTAAGTCAAAGCTCTGGTATGGATgtcaaaaatatattattttgggtTTATATTTGTATACTGAATCACTATGAATTTGTTGAGtagatttttcattttatttgttGACCCTTTTTTCCCTTCCCTTTCATATATTCAGTGGTGTTGATCGCTTCAAACGCCAGTTTGCTCATCTAGAGGAACATTATGGTAAGGGTGAAAGAAGTACTCCACTTCAAAGACAGCATGCTTCATTGCCCAGGTAAGATTAAAAAAtcttttatcattttctttAGAGAAGGAAACGGCATAATTATGTTACGACGTACGAAAGGATTACtaggaagaaagaagaaatccTAAGTATATATGTGAATATGAAGGGTATATTTGTAGAGGAGAGAAGTGCCATCCCGCATCCAAGTGAAGGGTGGAGGGAGACAAAAGATCCCCTTTTAATTTTTCTAAGATTCGAAAACTATATGCAAAAATTAAGACTTTGGAGTTCTTTCCCTTTTAACTTGGATGATATGAAATTCCTAGCAATTGGAATTAAAAACCCTTCGTGGGATGAGAACAATTACTAGAACTCATATGAACGATTGAAGCATCAAATTATTAATGATATGAAATTCCTAGCAATTGAAATTAGAAACCTAAAATTACATCGATGaatcttttattgatatatTTTTCATGCTCTGTATTTGTCCAGGGAAAGGATTCCTGCACCAAAAGATGAAGCTGGACAACGCAATGATTTAGAAGGAAGAAATGTTGCTACATCTCTTCAGAGTCCTCCAAAGTCGCAAGGGGATGGTTCCGAAAACGCAAACGGTAACGAACAAAATGGACAAAACAAGCCAAATTACAGTGCTCGTAGCTTGTTGAAGAGTGCCAGCATTAGTGCCTCTAAATGTATAGGTGTTAAACCAAGAAAAGACCTAGAGGTATAAAGTTCGCTTTTTTTTAACTCTGCTTTGTAAATTGTAGGACTAACAAGACACGTATCTTGGACGCTCTAAGAAGAAAATAAGCCGTGAAGACAGTCATACATATCTCTAGTATTTTGATGTTTGCTCTCTTTGAATGGCAGGAGGAACCGATTTCAGAGACAACTGACGAGGCAGTTGACGGATTGTCTCATAAGGTGTCAGCCTTGCATACCTGATAATTCACACTACCTTGTAAGATCCACTGAGAGAGTGACACAAAGCAACGACACTGCTCGTTTTGCAtatatttttttcctaaagGACGTGTTGGCTACAAGGCGAAGTGTAGCAAAGTTTCTAAAAGTCAGGTAGATGATGCTAACAGTAGGTTTCCTCCCATTATTTCATGCTTAACTTATTGTACAATTTTTGTAATAccatcaagaaaagaaaaacatggtTCCATgtaattttgatttatttgtattttgaaGGGCCCTTTCAGGTTGTTACCTCGTGTAGAATGAATACCACGTTGGAAGAACAACAAATAGGCATTGGATTTATACTTCACAAATCCTTGTTTGGCTTTATACCTCTTATTTCACAGGCTTGTAACTCATCAATGATGAAAATGAACATTGTACTTGATTGAGATAAATTTTCTAGTTACCTTGAAATATTCTTAGTGAGTGAATAGTTTATGATACTACAAAAATTACTATACCAAGTCATGAATGCATAGCATACCTTGGCATTCGCTTCCAGTTTCAACATGTAGTGAATTTTTAATCCCTGCAGACTATCAAATGTCATCAAAATCAGGGATTAATCATTTTTCTTTCCACATTTTATTGATCTTCAGATTGTAGTGAGGTAATTAAAATCTTCTCATTATAAATTACCTCATATGCATATGCACTTTCTAGTTTTGGAGAAACAGTCATAACTCAATCAACATGAACAAGTACTTGCGGTTTTACTAATCTCAAAGTCAAATTGTTTGTTATACTACTAGTCTCGAAGTCAAATGTTTAACTCTTCCTTTTTACATTGTCAATATAAAGTTAAACATAAAGTTAAACATTCCTTGACTATTCAAAGAGAAAGGAAATGCAATCAGAACCTAGTTTcttctctatatatataaatcgATGGATACAGAGGTTCCTCTCAACAACAACAGCTTCTGCTCTCCTCTGTCTATACACTCACCAAGCTTTTTCATGGCAGCTCTTTAAATCAGCTAGACAGATAATCTTGAGGACCTAAGGGAAAACTAATAGAAAAAGATGGGTCCGGGGGTAGTTCCTTGGGGGAACATTACCTCAACTTCCTGCCAAGTGAATGAAGGACTAGTAACAAACAATTATTGAGACTTCACCAAAAATATTCAGCTTTAATGTCGTTCGTTCATGTTGAAACTTATTGGGCCAGCTTCAGCTTCCCATGGTTCTGCAAATGAAAGATCAATAAATAATGCAGTTCAACAAGGTCAGCAATGGATCACACCTCATAACCCAAGAGAAGCTTGAAAATGCTTGATAAACATCCAATTAACTTACAGGAAACTTGGGACACCAAAGATGATTCCAAAATACAGACTGAGTTTAGCATCGCTAAGTCCAAGTAATAGCACTTCTCAAAGCGGCAATTCCCTTTCCACTCATCCAAAGaattgaaggaaaaagaaatgagATCAACCATAACCCCTACTCAAAACTTCTTGCTAATCTCATGAGGCATACAAAAGCTTCAGTATAGCTCATAGGCGGTTTTGAGCAGTTCTCCAGTTTAATTtctgaaaattttcaaataaaatgtTGGTTCGTTAAGTTCGTCAAATTGTTGTGCAGCTGCAGCAAGTCTAGGTGTAAGGCACCCAAGTTGTATACTTAGGAAAGACCACAATCACAATCTCAAATATCTCAGAACAATATGCCTGCGTCTTCCGAATCACCAATGTAGTAGTTGCACAATCTAGCAGTAGTGGTATCCTCCAAGAGCAGCAGCTTCAGGATTTGACACCATTGCAACAGTTGTCCTTATCAAAGTACTATTAGCAAACCTTCATCTCGATTTTTGTTTACCTCCAAATATTTAGTTCTTTGAAATTCTCATATTTCTGAAAAAGTTCTAAGGATCAAAACTTTT
The sequence above is drawn from the Cucumis melo cultivar AY chromosome 2, USDA_Cmelo_AY_1.0, whole genome shotgun sequence genome and encodes:
- the LOC103494173 gene encoding mitogen-activated protein kinase 9-like; amino-acid sequence: MGSGTLVDGVRRWFQRRTSSSSSSTSNSNFGSNSDSSDPNLNYPNPHKFDYVDNGGVSGDQLLSSDLRAQSSIAHKRKPLRKQTRLGEGGILEQLPEEEDDDLDYSALKLIKVPKRINHLRNPPPPLSALMDSHKKGGLETEFFTEYGEASRYQVQEIIGKGSYGVVGSAVDTHTDEKVAIKKINDVFEHVSDATRILREIKLLRLLRHPDIVEIKHIMLPPSRREFRDIYVVFELMESDLHQVIKANDDLTPEHHQFFLYQLLRGLKYIHTANVFHRDLKPKNILANADCKLKICDFGLARVSFNDAPSAIFWTDYVATRWYRAPELCGSFFSKYTPAIDIWSIGCIFAEMLTGKPLFPGKNVVHQLDLMTDVLGTPSAESIARIRNEKARRYLSNMRRKQPVPLTQKFPNADPLALRLLQRLLAFDPKDRPTAEEALADPYFQGLANVDREPSTQPISKLEFEFERRKLTKDDVRELIYREILEYHPQMLQEYLRSGEQTSFMYPSGVDRFKRQFAHLEEHYGKGERSTPLQRQHASLPRERIPAPKDEAGQRNDLEGRNVATSLQSPPKSQGDGSENANGNEQNGQNKPNYSARSLLKSASISASKCIGVKPRKDLEEEPISETTDEAVDGLSHKVSALHT